A genomic window from Vanessa cardui chromosome Z, ilVanCard2.1, whole genome shotgun sequence includes:
- the LOC124542917 gene encoding peroxiredoxin-6: MVLLGDVFPNFTANTTEGKIDFHDWLGESWGILFSHPSDFTPVCTTELSKVITLLPEFKKRNVKTIGLSCDSVTSHMDWCKDIKSYAGCHEDEKFPYPIIEDKDRNLAKKLGMLDKDELDTAGMPLTARAVFIIDSNKKFRLSLLYPATTGRNFDEILRVIDSLQLTDKAKVATPANWKMGDDCMVLPTVPEDQIDKMFPQGVTVVPLPSGKKYLRKTPCPKIEY; encoded by the exons ATGGTGCTTCTTGGAGATGTTTTTCCCAATTTTACAGCCAATACTACAGAAGGCAAAATAGATTTTCACGATTGGCTTGGTGAatc GTGGGGTATTTTGTTCTCACATCCATCTGACTTCACACCTGTGTGTACAACGGAACTCTCTAAAGTCATTACATTGCTGCCTGAGTTTAAAAAACGCAATGTCAAAACTATTGGCTTGTCCTGTGATTCGGTGACTTCGCACATGGACTGGTGCAAAGACATAAAAAGTTATGCTG GATGCCATGAAGATGAGAAATTCCCATACCCTATAATCGAGGACAAAGACAGGAATCTTGCCAAGAAGCTAGGTATGCTAGACAAAGATGAACTGGATACAGCTGGCATGCCATTAACTGCTAGGGCTGTATTTATTATAGACTCAAACAAGAAATTTCGACTGTCTCTGTTATATCCCGCTACAACAGGCAGAAACTTTGA TGAGATCTTGAGAGTGATAGATTCCTTGCAGCTAACCGACAAGGCAAAAGTAGCAACTCCTGCAAATTGGAAG ATGGGCGACGATTGCATGGTTCTACCGACTGTTCCCGAAGATCAAATAGACAAGATGTTCCCGCAGGGTGTCACGGTGGTGCCTTTACCTTCCGGAAAGAAATACCTTAGGAAGACTCCGTGCccaaaaattgaatattaa
- the LOC124543004 gene encoding cdc42 homolog: MQTIKCVVVGDGAVGKTCLLISYTTNKFPSEYVPTVFDNYAVTVMIGGEPYTLGLFDTAGQEDYDRLRPLSYPQTDVFLVCFSVVSPSSFENVKEKWVPEITHHQQKTPFLLVGTQIDLRDDPATMEKLAKIKQKPVSLEQGEKLAKELKAVKYVECSALTQKGLKNVFDEAILAALEPPEPVKRRKCVLL; this comes from the exons ATGCAAACAATAAAATGTGTTGTGGTGGGTGATGGTGCTGTGGGTAAAACCTGCTTGCTGATCAGTTATACTACAAACAAGTTTCCTTCTGAATATGTACCGACAGTTTTTGACAACTATGCTGTGACTGTTATGATAGGAGGTGAACCTTACACCTTGGGGCTCTTTGATACTGCAG GTCAGGAAGATTATGATAGGCTGAGACCTCTAAGTTATCCACAGACGGATGTTTTCCTTGTTTGCTTCAGTGTGGTCAGTCCAAGTTCATTTGAAAATGTTAAGGAAAAG TGGGTACCAGAAATAACTCATCATCAGCAGAAAACACCTTTTCTTCTGGTGGGAACTCAAATAGATTTACGAGATGATCCAGCTACTATGGAAAAGCtagctaaaataaaacaaaagcctGTTTCACTTGAACAGGGTGAGAAACTTGCTAAGGAGTTGAAAGCTGTTAAATATGTTGAATGCTCAGCTCTTACTcag AAAGGGCTAAAGAATGTATTTGATGAAGCAATTCTAGCTGCTCTGGAGCCCCCGGAGCCTGTAAAGAGGAGGAAATGTGTTCTGTTGTAA